In the Helicoverpa armigera isolate CAAS_96S chromosome 15, ASM3070526v1, whole genome shotgun sequence genome, one interval contains:
- the LOC110370580 gene encoding uncharacterized protein LOC110370580, whose protein sequence is MHRYRSETAWRGENNSSSRCIVTGDPLAAIYNEELWRINKVSPLYNLQYSAVRLKQYASKIRQALVSAVTASSSTKYVVQIEEQANLKYSEDDASALIINVLSSGQERNSKSNVAYSAILLSWGLSTALENATHLPYMLERGEQRVGTSVKATLQTIFDCQINQFYFTQLQLLYFAFKFVENDSARSTDAFTFTYKIPQVEHKEKLKVNFEVGDIQIIWNGIQDEEAKVTDLVTVAYKILQNQIFDSFALDVTVFDLCEVKSPRAEVKGSGAVKMKTPEIVNCVLTILNEISNI, encoded by the exons ATGCATAGATACCGATCAGAAACTGCATGGCGGGGGGAAAATAATTCTAGCTCAAGATGTATCGTAACCGGTGACCCGTTAGCCG CAATTTACAATGAAGAGCTGTGGCGAATAAACAAAGTGTCTCCGCTATACAATTTACAGTACAGTGCAGTGAGATTAAAGCAATATGCATCTAAAATAAGACAAGCTCTCGTGAGTGCAGTAACAGCTAGTTCGTCAACAAAATATGTTGTTCAAATCGAAGAACAagctaatttaaaatattctgaagaTGATGCCAGTGCTTTGATT ATTAACgtattatcatcaggtcaggagaGAAACAGTAAAAGTAATGTGGCCTACTCAGCCATTCTTCTGTCTTGGGGGCTCAGCACTGCTTTAGAAAATGCCACCCATTTGCCATATATGCTGGAGAGAGGAGAACAGAGGGTCGGCACATCTGTGAAGGCAACTTTACAAACTATCTTTGACTGCcaaataaatcagttttattttactcaG cTACAATTACTGTACTTTGCCTTTAAGTTTGTGGAGAATGACTCGGCCCGCAGCACTGACGCATTTAcctttacatacaaaataccaCAAGTTGAACATAAAGAAAAATTGAAAGTAAACTTTGAAGTTGGAGACATACAGATTATATGGAATgg GATCCAAGATGAGGAAGCCAAGGTGACAGATTTAGTGACAGTAGCATACAAAATTTTACAGAACCAAATATTTGACAGTTTTGCCTTAGATGTTACTGTATTTGACCTATGTGAAGTAAAGTCGCCTAGAGCAGAGGTAAAGGGCAGTGGGGCTGTGAAGATGAAGACTCCAGAAATTGTTAATTGTGtgttaacaattttaaatgaaatcagTAATATTTAA
- the LOC110370579 gene encoding peroxisomal multifunctional enzyme type 2: MDQLRFDGRVAVVTGAGGGLGRAYALLLGSRGAKVVVNDLGGSRDGSGKSNFADAVVKEIKDKGGVAVADYNNVVEGEKIIQTALDNFGRIDILINNAGILRDKSFTKMSDQDWDLIHLVHLKGAYKTTHAAWEHFRKQKYGRVIMTSSNAGIFGNFGQANYSAAKMGLVGLTNTLAIEGSKYNIKVNTIVPTAASRLTEDILPPEMFEAMKPELIAPVVAYMCHESFPDSGAVIDSTLGYATKMHYVRGQGAILKKKPSDPVTIESVKEFWPEATNMKDSIHLEKIADTTINLVEKIQDFEERSKLDGDRESYWSSYKYDSKDLVLYALGIGASVENESDLKFLYESHENFAALPTYFILPGMAIESPLVANSMPPGKHADFTNILHGEQFIEFVGDLPGTEGDFKVRSYVVDTLDKGSSAVSIVNSEIYQNKQLVARTQQHIFVLGQGGFNGPRNSKQAVEVQPAPKRAPDAVVEQRTAEGQASLYRLSGDLNPLHIDPNVAAASGHPRPILHGMATLGFSARHVLAKFGGNDPANFKALKARFVKPVLPGQTLVTEMWLEGKRVLFQTKVKETGNTVIAGAYVDFKNVVSGQASSGPAATAAPSGALKSDALFAKIQEEVGKNKDLAKSIGGVFLYNITESGKTVKSWTLDLKTPAVHEGGPKSGKADTTLTVSDGDMVDIAAGTLSPQVAYMKGKLKISGNIMLAQKLGPLLKSNAKL, translated from the exons ATGGACCAGCTTCGCTTTGACGGACGTGTTGCGGTGGTGACCGGCGCCGGTGGTGGCCTCGGCAGGGCCTACGCTCTGTTGCTGGGTTCAAGAGGCGCTAAAGTAGTGGTGAACGACCTCGGTGGTTCCCGCGACGGCAGTGGAAAATCAAACTTTGCGGACGCCGTTGTTAAGGAAATCAAGGACAAAG GTGGTGTTGCGGTCGCTGATTACAACAATGTCGTGGAGGGCGAGAAGATTATCCAAACCGCCTTAGATAACTTCGGCAGAATCGATATCCTTATCAACAATGCGGGAATACTGCGTGATAAGAGTTTCACTAAAATGTCCGATCAG GATTGGGACCTTATCCACCTGGTTCACTTGAAAGGTGCTTACAAAACTACACACGCCGCATGGGAACACTTCAGAAAACAAAAGTATGGTCGCGTCATTATGACCTCAAGTAATGCCGGAATCTTCGGAAACTTCGGCCAAGCTAACTACAG CGCCGCAAAGATGGGTCTGGTCGGTTTGACCAACACCCTTGCCATCGAAGGCTCGAAATACAACATAAAGGTGAACACCATCGTGCCCACGGCCGCGTCTCGTCTCACTGAAGACATTCTGCCCCCAGAAATGTTTGAGGCCATGAAGCCTGAACTTATTGCGCCGGTTGTT GCATACATGTGCCACGAATCCTTCCCCGACTCCGGCGCAGTCATTGACTCCACTCTCGGATACGCGACCAAGATGCACTACGTTAGAGGACAAGGCGCCATATTGAA GAAGAAGCCTTCAGACCCGGTCACCATCGAGTCTGTCAAGGAGTTCTGGCCCGAAGCGACAAACATGAAGGACTCCATCCATCTTGAAAAGATTGCTGACACCACAATCAATCTAGTTGAGAAGATTCAG GACTTCGAAGAACGCAGCAAATTAGACGGTGACCGTGAATCCTACTGGTCGAGTTACAAGTATGATTCCAAGGATCTCGTACTGTATGCTCTCGgaa TTGGAGCATCAGTAGAAAACGAAAGCGATTTGAAGTTCTTGTACGAGTCTCACGAGAACTTCGCAGCTCTGCCTACATACTTCATCCTCCCGGGAATGGCCATCGAGTCTCCACTAGTGGCTAACTCCATGCCTCCGGGCAAACACGCCGACTTTACTAAC attcttCACGGTGAACAATTCATTGAGTTTGTGGGAGATTTGCCCGGCACTGAGGGAGACTTCAAAGTACGCAGTTATGTCGTCGATACCTTGGACAAGGGATCAAGCGCCGTTTCCATTGTCAACA GCGAAATCTACCAGAACAAGCAACTAGTAGCACGCACACAGCAACACATCTTCGTGCTCGGCCAGGGCGGGTTCAACGGCCCCCGCAACAGCAAGCAAGCTGTGGAAGTACAACCGGCGCCTAAGAGAGCACCCGACGCTGTTGTTGAACAACGCACTGCGGAAGGACAGGCATCGCTTTATAg GTTATCTGGTGACTTGAACCCACTCCACATTGACCCCAATGTGGCGGCCGCTAGCGGACACCCGAGGCCCATCCTCCACGGAATGGCGACTCTTGGATTCTCTGCCAGACATGTATTGGCCAA GTTCGGCGGCAACGACCCCGCAAACTTCAAGGCCCTGAAGGCTCGCTTCGTGAAGCCCGTGCTGCCTGGTCAGACCCTCGTCACCGAGATGTGGCTTGAAGGCAAACGCGTGCTCTTCCAGACCAAGGTCAAGGAGACTGGCAACACTGTCATTGCTG GTGCATACGTTGATTTCAAGAACGTAGTGTCTGGCCAGGCTTCCTCAGGGCCCGCGGCGACAGCAGCGCCCTCTGGTGCTCTCAAGTCTGATGCACTCTTCGCCAAGATCCAAGAGGAGGTTGGCAAGAACAAGGACTTAGCCAAGAGCATCGGTGGCGTGTTCCTTTACAATATCACTGAGAGTGGAAAGACTGTTAAATCTTGGA CATTGGACCTCAAGACCCCAGCTGTCCATGAAGGTGGACCAAAGAGTGGAAAGGCTGACACTACCCTGACTGTTTCTGACGGTGACATGGTAGACATTGCAGCGGGCACGCTCAGCCCACAGGTGGCTTACATGAAGGGAAAGCTCAAGATTTCCGGAAACATCATGCTCGCACAAAAATTGGGCCCACTTCTGAAGTCCAACGCCAAGCTATAA
- the LOC110370563 gene encoding growth arrest-specific protein 1 isoform X1 yields the protein MQVMWLLAALLAACAAVGSTMSCNEARTRCAYRTGCGAALGNYMMMCEAVLSEPSATSSCPRECGNALIALTSTEEGKELMNCECEDEYCLEAKQRIDICRPQVMKGAANATSSCSLSQLICLADAQCATALQYYHRLCRSMFRGRKCSNKCLNSIEILRKQEKAAALTACQCDGNDYDCPRMQNNLARLCYHKMKNHTKNHDRHGEKHKKPPVEEVVQVSAANFVRVSALIALICVSSYTFIT from the exons ATGCAA GTGATGTGGCTGCTAGCGGCACTCCTGGCCGCGTGCGCTGCGGTCGGCAGCACGATGTCTTGCAACGAGGCGCGAACTCGCTGCGCTTACCGCACGGGCTGCGGCGCGGCGCTCGGCAACTACATGATGATGTGTGAAGCGGTCCTGTCTGAACCCTCGGCTACTAGTTCCTGTCCTAGGGAGTGTGGGAACGCCCTTATTGCCTTGACTTCCACTGAAGAGGGGAAGGAGCTTATGAAT TGTGAATGCGAAGACGAATACTGTTTGGAGGCGAAGCAACGCATCGACATCTGTCGACCGCAAGTCATGAAAGGAGCAGCCAACGCGACTTCTTCATGTAGCCTCTCCCAACTCATCTGCCTCGCCGACGCACAGTGCGCCACAGCACTACAGTACTACCACCGACTCTGCCGCTCCATGTTCCGCGGCAGAAAGTGCTCCAACAAGTGCCTAAACTCCATAGAAATCTTAAGAAAGCAAGAGAAAGCGGCAGCGTTAACAGCCTGCCAATGCGACGGCAATGATTACGACTGCCCAAGAATGCAGAACAACCTAGCGAGGCTATGCTACCACAAGATGAAGAATCATACAAAGAACCATGATAGACATGGGGAGAAACACAAGAAGCCCCCTGTAGAAGAAGTAGTGCAAGTCAGTGCCGCGAACTTTGTGCGAGTGTCCGCGCTCATCGCGCTCATATGCGTGTCTAGTTACACCTTCATTACGTGA
- the LOC110370563 gene encoding growth arrest-specific protein 1 isoform X2: MWLLAALLAACAAVGSTMSCNEARTRCAYRTGCGAALGNYMMMCEAVLSEPSATSSCPRECGNALIALTSTEEGKELMNCECEDEYCLEAKQRIDICRPQVMKGAANATSSCSLSQLICLADAQCATALQYYHRLCRSMFRGRKCSNKCLNSIEILRKQEKAAALTACQCDGNDYDCPRMQNNLARLCYHKMKNHTKNHDRHGEKHKKPPVEEVVQVSAANFVRVSALIALICVSSYTFIT; this comes from the exons ATGTGGCTGCTAGCGGCACTCCTGGCCGCGTGCGCTGCGGTCGGCAGCACGATGTCTTGCAACGAGGCGCGAACTCGCTGCGCTTACCGCACGGGCTGCGGCGCGGCGCTCGGCAACTACATGATGATGTGTGAAGCGGTCCTGTCTGAACCCTCGGCTACTAGTTCCTGTCCTAGGGAGTGTGGGAACGCCCTTATTGCCTTGACTTCCACTGAAGAGGGGAAGGAGCTTATGAAT TGTGAATGCGAAGACGAATACTGTTTGGAGGCGAAGCAACGCATCGACATCTGTCGACCGCAAGTCATGAAAGGAGCAGCCAACGCGACTTCTTCATGTAGCCTCTCCCAACTCATCTGCCTCGCCGACGCACAGTGCGCCACAGCACTACAGTACTACCACCGACTCTGCCGCTCCATGTTCCGCGGCAGAAAGTGCTCCAACAAGTGCCTAAACTCCATAGAAATCTTAAGAAAGCAAGAGAAAGCGGCAGCGTTAACAGCCTGCCAATGCGACGGCAATGATTACGACTGCCCAAGAATGCAGAACAACCTAGCGAGGCTATGCTACCACAAGATGAAGAATCATACAAAGAACCATGATAGACATGGGGAGAAACACAAGAAGCCCCCTGTAGAAGAAGTAGTGCAAGTCAGTGCCGCGAACTTTGTGCGAGTGTCCGCGCTCATCGCGCTCATATGCGTGTCTAGTTACACCTTCATTACGTGA